The Candidatus Methylomirabilis sp. sequence CGGTCCGCCGGCCCGGCCCCGCTCGCCCTGGAGCTGGTGGCGCAGCACATGAGCGTGGCCCGGCTGCCGGAGCCGGTGGAGTTTGCTTCCTCGGATGCGGGCGCCGTGGCCGGTTGGTTCCAGGGGCGGGCGCCCTACCGGGTCTCCGTTCCCGATTACAGCCGGACCGGGATCCGCCTGCTCGGGGGGCGCATCACCGACCTGAGCGACCGTCGGGCAGCCTTCATCGTCTACGAGAAGAATCGCCGGACCATCTCCCTCTTCACCTTTCCCCACTACGGGGAGGACCTCGACCGGGCCACGGCCGTGAAGCGGGATGGGCGGACCTTCTACACCCAGGAGGTCCGGGGCTACCAGCTCCTCCTCTGGCAGGAGCGGGGGATGGCCTATGCCCTGGTGGCCGACCTCGGGTGGGACGAGCTCTTCCAGTGTGCCGAGGGACTCCTCCAGATCCTCCGCTATAGCTAGACTTCTCCTTGACTCCGTTCCCTTCCTCTGATACCGAAGCCCCGGGCGGCGAGCCGCAGGCGCCCGGAGGGGTGGTGGATTTTCCGGTAACCTGCCCGCAGTGCGGCTGGACCGGACAGATCGACGAGGCCAAGCCCGGCCCGAAGGTCGCGCTGTGCCCGCAGTGCGGGCGCCCCCTCTTCTCCGAGGAGGACTGAGGCCCGGCCCGGGGGCTCCCCCATGCGCTTCCAGGGCTATGTCTTCGACCTCGACGGGACCATCTATCGCGGCCCCCGGATGATCGATGGGGCCGCCGCGACGGTCCGGGCGCTCCGGGAGCGGGGTGCCAAGGTCTGCTTCCTCTCCAACAAGCCAATCGAGAGCCGCGCGCGCTACGCGGAGAAGCTCCGGGGCTTCGGGATCGCGGCTGACCTGGAGAACGTGGTGAACTCCTCGTACGTGATGGCTCGCTACCTGGCCGCGCGGGACCCGGGGGCGCCGGTGTATGTCATCGGAGAGCCTCCCCTGAAGGAGGAGCTGACGGCCGCGGGGCTCACCGTTCTGCAGGACCCGACCGGGGTCCGCTATCTCATCATTGCCTTCGACCGGACCTTCGACTACGGGAAGCTGCGCGACGCCCTCATCGCCGTCCGGCGCGGGGCCCGGATGCTGGCCACGAACCCCGATCGGACCTGCCCCACGGAGGAGGGGGAGATCCCCGACGCGGCCGGGATGATCGGGGCGGTGGAAGCGGTGACCAACCGGAAGGTGGAGCTGGTGGTGGGGAAGCCCAACCGGATCATGCTGGACGTCGCCCTGGAGCGCCTGGGCCTCCCCCCGGGCGCCTGCCTGATGGTGGGGGACCGGCTGGAGACGGACATCGCGATGGGGAGGGCGGCCGGCATGCCCACGGCCCTCGTCCTGACCGGGGTGACGCGGCGGGAGGAGCTGGCCGCGGCTCCGGTGCGCCCGGACTACATCCTCGAGAGCATTCGGGATCTGCTCACCCTCGACCCGTAGGGAGGATGCGGGCCCGGAGGGCCGAAAGGCTGGGACCCGGCGCGGGAGACCATGGAGCTCTTCTCGCTGAGCGGGAAGGTCGCCCTGATCACCGGGGGGCTGGGCGATATCGGCCGGACGCTGGCCCGCGGCTTCGCAGAGGCGGGCGCCGACGTCGCCCTCCTGGATCGCTCCCTCCTCCGCCAGGCCGAGGTGGAGGCGGCTGTGCGCGCGACCGGGCGCCGGTGCGTGACGCTCGAGGCCGATGTCCGGGTGAAGCCGCAGGTGGACGCGGCGTTCCAGCAGGCGCTGGACCGCCTCGGCCGGCTGGACATCGCGGTCAACAACGCCGGCCTGAACATCCGGGGCCCGGCGGAGGAGCTGGCGGAGGCCGATCTGGAGACGATCCTGGATGTGAACCTCAAGGGGGTGTTCCTCTGCGCGCAGGCGGCCGCCCGCATCATGAAGGCGCGGGGAGGCGGCAAGATCATCAACATCGCCTCCATCGGCGGGACCGTGGCTCTCCCCTTCTCCGCCGCCTACTGCGGGAGCAAGGGGGGCGTGGTGCTCCTCACGCGGGCCTGGGCCGCGGAGTGGGCGCCCTTCAACATCCAGGTCAACGCCATCGGTCCCACCTACATCCGGACGCAGCTGAACGCCGCCTTCGTGGACCGTCCCGAGATCCGCGAGCGGATTCTCCGGTTCACGCCGGCCGGCCGCCTGGGCCGATGCGAGGATCTCGTGGGGACCGCGATCTACCTCGCCTCCTCCGCCTCCAACCTGGTGACCGGCCAGACCATCTTCGTGGACGGCGGCTACACCGCGGTCTGAGACCGGGCCACCCTGCACGGGGATGCGCGCGCCTCTCGGCGGCGCCGCCGGCCCCTTGACATCGTCCTGCCGGTCCTTTAGGTTCACGAAAGCATCGTCCTTGCCACCCCTGAGACGCCATGACGCCCACGCCCGAGCAGGCCCTGCAGATCTACCGGACCATGCTCCGGATCCGGGCCTTCGAGGAGAAGGCGAGCGAGCTGTTCCTCGCCGGCCGGCTCCCCGGCTTCCTGCACACCTACATCGGGCAGGAAGCGGTGGCGGCCGGGGTGTGCGTCCACCTGACTCGGGAGGACACCATCACGAGCACGCACCGGGGCCACGGCCACGCCGTGGCGAAGGGGGCGCGCCTGGACATGATGATGGCGGAGCTCTTCGCGAAGCAGACCGGCTACTGCAAGGGGAAGGGCGGCTCCATGCACATCGCCGACCTGGACCTGGGGATCCTGGGGGCCAACGGCATCGTGGGGGCCGGCATCCCGATCGCCGCCGGGGCCGCCCTCACCGCCCAGATGCAGGGGCGGAGCGCGGTCACGGTCGCCTTCTTCGGCGACGGGGGCTCCAACACCGGGGCCTTCCACGAGGGGCTGAACCTGGCGGCCGTCTGGAATCTCCCGGTCCTCTTCGTCTGCGAGAACAACCAGTACGCCGAGTCCACCCCGCGCGAGGTGCACCAGAAGGTGAAGGACATCGCCACCCGGGCCATGGCCTACGACGTCCCCGGGGTGGTGGTGGACGGGATGGATGCGATGGCGGTCTTTGCCGCCGCGAGCCAGGCGATCCAGCGGGCGCGGGCGGGGGGCGGCCCCACCCTCCTCGAGGCCAAGACCTACCGCTTCATGGGCCACTACGTGGGAGACACCGGGGCCGCCTACCGGGATCAGGTGGAGGTGGAGCGCTGGAAGCAGCGGGATCCCATTCCCCTCTTCCGGCGGGCGCTCCTGGAAGAGCGGCGCGTCCCGGCGGCCGAGCTCACCGGCATCGAGGCCGAGGTCCAGCGGGAGATTGCCGAGGCGGTCACCTTCGCCGAGCAGAGCCCGGAGCCGGACCTGGAGGAGGCCCTCCGGGATATCTTCGCCTGAGGGGACAGGGCGGGGCGGGAATCTGGCGGGGGAGACCGGGGGAGCGATGCGGAAGATCAGCTACCGGGAAGCGCTGAAGGAAGCTCTGCGGGAGGAGATGCGCCGCGATCCGCGGGTCTTCCTGCTGGGGGAGGATATCGCCCAGTTCGGCGGCTCCTACAAGGTGACCCAGGGCCTGCTCGACGAGTTCGGACCGGAGCGGGTCCGGAACACCCCCATCTCCGAGGCGGCCATCGTCGGGGCGGCGGTGGGGGCGGCTCTCACGGGAATGCGCCCGGTGGCCGAGTTGATGTACGTGGACTTCTCCGGGATCGCGATGGACCAGATCGCGAACCAGGCGGCCAAGAACCGCTACATGTTCGGCGGCAAGGCGCGGGTGCCGATGGTCCTCCGGACCCAGGGGGGGACGGGGCGCTCCTCCGGGGCCCAGCACGCCCAGTCCCTGGAGGCCTGGTTCATCCACATCCCGGGCCTGAAGGTAGTCATGCCCGCGACCCCCTACGACGCCAAGGGCCTCCTGAAGAGCGCCATCCGGGACGACAACCCGGTGATCTTCATCGAGCACAAGCTCCTCTACCCGGAGACGGGGGAGGTGCCGGAGGAAGAGTACCTGGTCCCGCTCGGGGTGGCGGACGTGAAGCGGCCCGGGGAGGACGTCACGGTGGTGGCCCACTCCCGCATGGTCCACCTGGCGCTCCGGGCCGCCGACCGCCTGGCGGCGGAGGGGATCTCCTGTGAGGTGGTGGATCCCCGGACACTGGACCCCCTGGATGCCCCCGCGATCCTCCGCTCCGTGGAGAAGACGAGCCGCCTGGTCATCCTCCAGGAGGCGGTGGCGCAGTGCTCCTTCGCCTCGGAGGTGGCAGCCGTGGTGGCGGAGGAGGCGCTGGACTGCCTGGATGCTCCCATCCGGCGGGTGACCGCCCTGGACACCCCCATGCCCTTCTCCCCCAAGCTGGAGCGCTTCGTGGTCCCCAGCGAGGAGCGGCTGATTGCCGCCGTCCGGGAGGTCTGCGCCTAACCCTCCCCCCGCCCCGGCGGGCCCGTCTCCCCCCCGGGGGGGGAGGCCCCGCAAGTTCACCTTGACCGCCCCCGGGGCCTCCGTTTATGATGGCGGAGTTTTGTGCAGAGCGGGCCCCCGGGGGCCGGCGCAGGAGCAGGCATGCCAGTCCAGATGGATGACCGGGACAAGCGGCTGCTGAATCTCCTCCAGTCCGACTTCCCCCTGAGCCGCCGGCCCTACGCGACCCTCGGGGAGCGCCTGCAGGCCGGCGAAGAGGAGATCCTGGCCCGGATCGGTCGGCTCCGCGAGGAGAAGATCATCCGCCAGATCAGCGCGATCTTCGACACCCGCTCCCTTGGCTACAAGTCGAGCCTCGTGGCCATGCGGGCCGACCCGGCCCGGGTGGATGAGGCGGCCGCGATGGTGAACACCCACCCGGGCGTCAGCCACAACTACAAGCGGAACCACACGTTCAACATCTGGTTCACCATCGCGATCCCGCCGCAAAAGGACCTGGAGGCGACGATCAAGCGGCTCCACGACCTCGCCCGGGCGGAGTCCACCCGGATCCTGCCGACCCTCCGCCTGTTCAAGATCGGGGTGAACCTGGACATGACGGGGGAGTCGAACCCGGCGGCCATCGAAGAGCCGGTCTACAGCGACAAGAAGCGGGAGGGGGCGGACCCCGCGGCGCTCACGCCGCAGGAGATCCAGGCGATCCGGGAGCTCCAGGAGGACCTGCCGCTCGCATCGGCCCCCTTCGATCCCATGGCGGCCCGGATGGGAATCACGCCCGAGGGCCTCTTCGCAATCGCCACGGAGCTGAGCCGCCGCGGGCACCTGCGCCGCTTCGCCGCCGTCCTGCACCACCGAACCGCCGGCTTCCGGGCGAATGCGATGGGGGTCTGGAAGGTGCCGGAGGGCCGCACCGATGAGGTGGGCGCGCTCATGGGGTCAGTTCGGGGGGTGAGCCACTGTTACCTCCGGCCCACGTATCCCGACTGGCCGTATAACATTTTCACCATGGTCCACGGCCGGACGGTCCAGGAGTGCGAGGAGATCCTCGGGGCGATCAGCAGGACCACGGGCATCACCGAGTTCGCGCAGCTCTACAGCACGAAGGAGTACAAGAAGACCCGGGTCCGGTACTTCACTGACGAGTACGAGGCCTGGGAGCGCCAGTACGCCGCCTGAGGCGGCGGGGTGCCGCATGGGCCGCGCCGCCCTGCACCTGATTGCCGCGGCCCTCTACCTGGGGGGGACGCTGACGATGGGAGCGGCGGTCCTTCCCGCGTTCCGGGGGGAGGGGGACCAGGGGCGGCGGGCGACGCTGGCCCGGATTCTCCGGGTCGCGCACCCCGTCAGTCTGGCCTCCCTGGGGGTCCTGGTCCTCACCGGGGCGGGAGGCGTGACCGCGCTGAAGGGGAGCTACGGGGCCCAGTTCGCAGCCCGCTGGTTCGGGCCGCTGAGCCTGAAGCTCCTCGTGGTGTTCGTCCTCCTCCTGGTGGCGTCCTACGAGTATTTCGGGCTGGGGCTGCGCCTCACGCGCGCGGCCGCCCGGGAGGCGGCGGGGGAGGGGGGGCTCGCCCCGGGTGTGCACGCCCGGCTGGTGGCGCGCCTGCAGACCGTGGCGCTCGTCAACGGGCTCCTCGGGGCCGGCGCCAGCGTGCTGGGGTTGCTGCTCGCCCATGGGTGAGGCGGAGAGGGTCAGCCGGGGACTCCATCACGACAGGGGGTTGGAGGGTTCGATGCAGATCGGGTTCGAGAGCATCCTTCTCAACACGGGCGAGCGCCTGCAGTTCATGGATATCACCAAACGGGTGCGGGATTGTCTCTTGAAGCACCCCATCCGGAACGGGATCCTCATCCTGAACGCGCTCCACACGACGGTGGCCCTCTTCGTGAACGAGTTCCAGACCGCCCTGATCGAGGACATGAAGGCCATCCTCGGGCGGGTGGTGCGCGAGCGGGATGGCTACCGGCATGACGACCCCCGGTTCTCCGACTGCGACCGGGGGAATGCGGATTCCCACCTCCGGGCCATGTTCCTGGGCCAGAACGTCATCGTCCCCATCCAGGGGGGGGAGCTGGTCCTCGGGAAGTGGCAGAGCATCATCTTCGCGGAGCTGGACGGCCCGCGCGAGCGGAGCATCCAGGTGCAGATCGTGGGGGAGTGAGCGGCGCTCCCCCGGGCAGGCTCGGTGGAGGACGTGGCCAGGTGACCCTCACGGACATCGCCGGGAAGGTAGAGCGGGGGGAGCGCCTCCACCCGGCGGAGGGGCTGCACCTCTTCCGGGAGGCGGACCTGCCTCTCCTCCGAACCCTGGCGACCCGGGTCCGCCACCGGAAGCACTCCGCGCCCGAGGTGACCTACGTCGTCGGACGGAACCTCTCCTACACCAACGTCTGCTGGGTCCAGTGTACGTTCTGCGCCTTCTACCGCCTCCCGGGGGAGGAGGGGGCCTGGACCCTCACCCGGGACGAGATCCTGGACAAGGTGCGGGAGCTGGCGACCCTGGGAGGGACCGAGGTCCTCTTCCAGGGGGGGCTGAACCCGGCCCTGAAGATCGAGTGGTACGAGGAAACCTTCGGGGCCATCAAGGCCGCCTTCCCGGTCCACCTGCACGCCCTTTCCCCCGCGGAGCTCCTCTACCTGGCCAAGATTTCGGGCCTGAGCCTCGCGGCCACCCTCACGCGGCTGAAGCGCGTCGGCCTGGACTCCATCCCGGGGGGCGGGGCGGAGATCCTGGTGGACGCCGTCCGCCAGCAGATCTCGCCCCTGAAGGACACGACGGAGGAGTGGCTCGCCTGCATGCGGACCGCCCACCAGCTCGGGATTCCCTCCTCCGCGACCATGATGTACGGGTCGGTCGAGACGCCCGAACAGCGGATCGAGCA is a genomic window containing:
- a CDS encoding glucose 1-dehydrogenase, with protein sequence MELFSLSGKVALITGGLGDIGRTLARGFAEAGADVALLDRSLLRQAEVEAAVRATGRRCVTLEADVRVKPQVDAAFQQALDRLGRLDIAVNNAGLNIRGPAEELAEADLETILDVNLKGVFLCAQAAARIMKARGGGKIINIASIGGTVALPFSAAYCGSKGGVVLLTRAWAAEWAPFNIQVNAIGPTYIRTQLNAAFVDRPEIRERILRFTPAGRLGRCEDLVGTAIYLASSASNLVTGQTIFVDGGYTAV
- a CDS encoding secondary thiamine-phosphate synthase enzyme YjbQ, whose protein sequence is MQIGFESILLNTGERLQFMDITKRVRDCLLKHPIRNGILILNALHTTVALFVNEFQTALIEDMKAILGRVVRERDGYRHDDPRFSDCDRGNADSHLRAMFLGQNVIVPIQGGELVLGKWQSIIFAELDGPRERSIQVQIVGE
- a CDS encoding AsnC family transcriptional regulator, which encodes MPVQMDDRDKRLLNLLQSDFPLSRRPYATLGERLQAGEEEILARIGRLREEKIIRQISAIFDTRSLGYKSSLVAMRADPARVDEAAAMVNTHPGVSHNYKRNHTFNIWFTIAIPPQKDLEATIKRLHDLARAESTRILPTLRLFKIGVNLDMTGESNPAAIEEPVYSDKKREGADPAALTPQEIQAIRELQEDLPLASAPFDPMAARMGITPEGLFAIATELSRRGHLRRFAAVLHHRTAGFRANAMGVWKVPEGRTDEVGALMGSVRGVSHCYLRPTYPDWPYNIFTMVHGRTVQECEEILGAISRTTGITEFAQLYSTKEYKKTRVRYFTDEYEAWERQYAA
- a CDS encoding alpha-ketoacid dehydrogenase subunit beta is translated as MRKISYREALKEALREEMRRDPRVFLLGEDIAQFGGSYKVTQGLLDEFGPERVRNTPISEAAIVGAAVGAALTGMRPVAELMYVDFSGIAMDQIANQAAKNRYMFGGKARVPMVLRTQGGTGRSSGAQHAQSLEAWFIHIPGLKVVMPATPYDAKGLLKSAIRDDNPVIFIEHKLLYPETGEVPEEEYLVPLGVADVKRPGEDVTVVAHSRMVHLALRAADRLAAEGISCEVVDPRTLDPLDAPAILRSVEKTSRLVILQEAVAQCSFASEVAAVVAEEALDCLDAPIRRVTALDTPMPFSPKLERFVVPSEERLIAAVREVCA
- a CDS encoding HAD-IIA family hydrolase, whose product is MRFQGYVFDLDGTIYRGPRMIDGAAATVRALRERGAKVCFLSNKPIESRARYAEKLRGFGIAADLENVVNSSYVMARYLAARDPGAPVYVIGEPPLKEELTAAGLTVLQDPTGVRYLIIAFDRTFDYGKLRDALIAVRRGARMLATNPDRTCPTEEGEIPDAAGMIGAVEAVTNRKVELVVGKPNRIMLDVALERLGLPPGACLMVGDRLETDIAMGRAAGMPTALVLTGVTRREELAAAPVRPDYILESIRDLLTLDP
- a CDS encoding zf-HC2 domain-containing protein; this encodes MICGDVIRDLETYLDGELPVRETLQVAEHLASCPSCAAREEQARAARAHLRLTAPRPEVPPALRERITAALDRIDRRALRASQLAGRRPLWLATAAAAAAAVLFAVWIGRSAGPAPLALELVAQHMSVARLPEPVEFASSDAGAVAGWFQGRAPYRVSVPDYSRTGIRLLGGRITDLSDRRAAFIVYEKNRRTISLFTFPHYGEDLDRATAVKRDGRTFYTQEVRGYQLLLWQERGMAYALVADLGWDELFQCAEGLLQILRYS
- the mqnC gene encoding cyclic dehypoxanthinyl futalosine synthase; protein product: MTLTDIAGKVERGERLHPAEGLHLFREADLPLLRTLATRVRHRKHSAPEVTYVVGRNLSYTNVCWVQCTFCAFYRLPGEEGAWTLTRDEILDKVRELATLGGTEVLFQGGLNPALKIEWYEETFGAIKAAFPVHLHALSPAELLYLAKISGLSLAATLTRLKRVGLDSIPGGGAEILVDAVRQQISPLKDTTEEWLACMRTAHQLGIPSSATMMYGSVETPEQRIEHLCRIRALQDETGGFTAFIAWNYQPDHTVLGGGRTDGIDHLRTVAVARLMLDNIPSLQASWVTQGPEVARTSLFYGVNDFGSTVLEEKVVSAAGATWLLSLDEILAGIRSAGFTPRRRNTRYELLD
- a CDS encoding thiamine pyrophosphate-dependent dehydrogenase E1 component subunit alpha, yielding MTPTPEQALQIYRTMLRIRAFEEKASELFLAGRLPGFLHTYIGQEAVAAGVCVHLTREDTITSTHRGHGHAVAKGARLDMMMAELFAKQTGYCKGKGGSMHIADLDLGILGANGIVGAGIPIAAGAALTAQMQGRSAVTVAFFGDGGSNTGAFHEGLNLAAVWNLPVLFVCENNQYAESTPREVHQKVKDIATRAMAYDVPGVVVDGMDAMAVFAAASQAIQRARAGGGPTLLEAKTYRFMGHYVGDTGAAYRDQVEVERWKQRDPIPLFRRALLEERRVPAAELTGIEAEVQREIAEAVTFAEQSPEPDLEEALRDIFA